In 'Nostoc azollae' 0708, the following are encoded in one genomic region:
- a CDS encoding ATP-binding protein: protein MDTKTSDLIKGDVTGLRQILVNLLSNRIKFTNYGEVVFSATSKVTNQLNNSFITQEIPQLYEITFTVKDTGIGIHEDKMYRLLQAFLFSQVDGSTTRHYGGTGLGLVISQRLTELMGGKIWLESKVAQGSSFIFTIITSFIEKSDIEDIKDNYRLITKKELLIVDDNITNRQSPMLQSQSFGMLIIAV from the coding sequence ATGGATACAAAAACATCTGACTTAATTAAGGGAGATGTTACAGGCTTAAGACAAATATTAGTTAATTTACTCAGCAATAGAATTAAATTTACTAATTATGGTGAAGTTGTTTTCTCTGCCACTAGTAAAGTCACAAATCAGTTAAATAATTCATTTATTACTCAAGAAATTCCCCAGTTATATGAGATTACATTTACTGTTAAAGATACAGGAATAGGTATTCATGAAGACAAAATGTACAGGCTTCTTCAGGCATTTCTATTTAGTCAAGTCGATGGTTCTACAACTCGTCATTATGGTGGTACAGGTTTAGGATTAGTGATTAGCCAGCGACTAACTGAACTCATGGGAGGTAAAATATGGCTTGAAAGTAAAGTTGCTCAAGGATCAAGTTTTATATTTACTATAATTACTTCGTTTATTGAAAAATCAGATATTGAAGATATTAAGGATAACTATAGATTGATTACTAAGAAAGAGTTGTTAATAGTTGATGATAATATCACAAATCGCCAATCACCGATGCTACAATCTCAGTCCTTCGGTATGCTTATTATAGCTGTATAA
- a CDS encoding response regulator, translated as MSKDDISASTQSKFDHLMADKLPLRIIVAEDNVVNQKVAINILQRLGYHADLVANGLEVLPALRRQAYDVILMDLQMPEMDGLTATGQICQEWPLSSRPWIIAMTASHARRSRKMSGSRDE; from the coding sequence ATGAGTAAAGATGATATTTCTGCCAGCACACAATCTAAATTTGATCACCTGATGGCAGATAAGCTACCCTTAAGAATTATCGTAGCTGAAGATAATGTGGTAAATCAGAAAGTTGCGATTAATATTTTGCAACGTCTGGGATATCATGCTGATTTAGTAGCAAATGGTTTGGAAGTTTTACCCGCTTTGCGTAGGCAAGCTTATGATGTTATATTAATGGATTTGCAAATGCCAGAAATGGATGGTTTGACAGCAACTGGTCAAATTTGCCAAGAATGGCCTTTATCTTCTCGTCCTTGGATTATTGCCATGACTGCAAGCCATGCAAGGAGATCGAGAAAAATGTCTGGAAGCAGGGATGAATGA
- the apcA gene encoding allophycocyanin subunit alpha encodes MSIVTKAIVNADAEARYLSPGELNRIKSFVAGGSQRLRIAQVLTDNRESIVKQAGNQLFQKRPDVVSPGGNAYGQEMTATCLRDLDYYLRLVTYGIVSGDVTPIEEIGIVGVREMYRSLGTPIEAVAGGVTAMKSVASTLLSAEDAAEAGSYFDYVVGAMG; translated from the coding sequence ATGAGTATCGTCACGAAAGCTATCGTGAATGCTGATGCAGAAGCTCGCTACCTCAGCCCCGGTGAATTAAATCGCATTAAGAGCTTTGTTGCTGGTGGCTCACAACGTCTCCGCATCGCTCAAGTATTGACTGACAACCGCGAAAGCATTGTTAAACAAGCTGGCAACCAATTGTTCCAAAAGCGTCCTGATGTTGTTTCCCCTGGTGGTAACGCTTACGGTCAAGAAATGACAGCTACTTGTCTTCGTGACCTTGACTACTACTTGCGTCTTGTAACCTACGGAATCGTTTCTGGTGATGTAACCCCCATCGAAGAAATCGGTATCGTTGGTGTACGTGAAATGTACAGGTCTTTGGGTACTCCCATTGAAGCTGTTGCTGGTGGCGTTACTGCTATGAAGAGCGTTGCTTCTACCCTGTTGTCTGCTGAAGACGCTGCTGAAGCTGGTTCTTACTTCGACTATGTTGTTGGTGCAATGGGTTAA
- a CDS encoding class I fructose-bisphosphate aldolase — protein MATVLEANYIESLLGKEAEDLLTYTAKVSQDLLHLPGSDFIDRIWVNSNRSPQVLRNLKHIYSTGRLANTGYLSILPVDQGVEHSAGASFAPNPIYFDPKNIVKLSIEGGCNAVATTLGVLGIIARKYAHRIPFIVKLNHNELLTYPNQFDQIMFADVEQAWNLGATAVGATIYFGSEQSTRQIQEVSQAFKYAHKLGLVTVLWCYLRNSTFKQDQDYHLAADLTGQANHLGVTIEADIIKQKLPECNNGYGAVAQATGKSYGKTNERIYTDLTTEHPIDLTRYQVLNCYCGRVGLINSGGGSGKNDFAEAVRTAIINKRAGGTGLISGRKTFQRPFAEGVKLFHAIQDIYLSPLVTIA, from the coding sequence ATGGCTACAGTTTTAGAAGCTAATTATATCGAGTCATTGTTAGGGAAGGAAGCAGAAGACTTGCTTACTTATACAGCTAAAGTTTCCCAGGATTTATTACATCTACCAGGGTCAGATTTTATAGATAGAATTTGGGTAAATAGCAATCGCTCTCCCCAAGTCTTACGAAATCTCAAACACATCTATTCCACAGGTAGATTAGCCAATACAGGCTATCTATCTATTCTCCCTGTAGACCAAGGGGTTGAACACTCCGCAGGTGCATCATTTGCACCCAATCCAATTTATTTTGACCCAAAAAATATTGTCAAATTGTCAATAGAAGGTGGCTGTAACGCTGTCGCTACAACTTTAGGTGTATTAGGCATTATTGCCCGTAAATATGCCCATAGAATTCCTTTTATCGTCAAACTTAACCATAATGAATTATTAACCTATCCCAATCAATTTGACCAAATTATGTTTGCTGACGTTGAACAAGCTTGGAATTTGGGAGCGACAGCAGTAGGGGCAACAATTTACTTTGGTTCAGAACAATCTACCAGACAAATTCAAGAAGTTAGTCAAGCTTTTAAATACGCCCATAAATTGGGTTTGGTAACAGTTTTATGGTGTTATTTACGGAATAGCACTTTTAAACAAGATCAAGATTATCACCTCGCCGCCGACTTAACCGGACAAGCAAACCATTTAGGTGTGACAATTGAAGCCGATATCATTAAACAAAAGTTACCCGAATGTAATAATGGTTATGGTGCAGTTGCTCAAGCCACAGGTAAGAGTTACGGTAAAACCAATGAGCGAATTTACACAGATTTGACAACTGAACACCCCATAGATTTAACTCGCTATCAAGTCCTCAATTGTTACTGTGGAAGGGTAGGATTAATCAATTCTGGTGGTGGTTCTGGTAAGAATGATTTTGCCGAAGCTGTGCGGACTGCCATAATTAATAAACGTGCTGGAGGTACAGGTTTAATTTCGGGACGGAAGACTTTCCAGCGTCCCTTTGCAGAAGGAGTGAAGTTATTTCACGCCATTCAAGATATTTATTTATCTCCTCTAGTCACCATAGCTTAA
- the dusB gene encoding tRNA dihydrouridine synthase DusB, which translates to MLPLSPSLQARLSQPLKIGSLQVKSRVLQSPLSGVTDMVFRRLVRRYAPESMMYTEMVNATGLHYVKHLPKIMEVDPNERPISIQLFDCRPDFLAEAAVKAVAEGADTVDINMGCPVNKITKNGGGSSLLRQPDVAEAIVREVVKAVDVPVTVKTRIGWNDQEITILDFAKRMEDAGAQMITVHGRTRAQGYNGNARWEWIGQVKEVLSIPVIGNGDIFSVEAAVKCLEETGADGVMCSRGTLGYPFLVGEVDHFLKTGELLPPPNPIQRMECAREHLYALWEYKGDRGVRQARKHMTWYAKGFVGAAELRGYLSLVETVQQGLDLIDRAIEKLATGYQPEDEENGNLPLV; encoded by the coding sequence ATGCTTCCCTTATCTCCCTCTCTCCAAGCTAGACTTTCCCAACCTTTAAAAATTGGTTCTCTGCAAGTTAAAAGCCGGGTTTTGCAGTCACCTTTATCGGGGGTGACAGATATGGTATTTCGTCGCTTAGTGCGTCGCTATGCACCAGAGTCGATGATGTATACTGAAATGGTGAATGCAACGGGGTTGCATTATGTAAAGCACCTACCGAAAATTATGGAGGTCGACCCCAATGAACGCCCTATTAGTATTCAGTTATTTGATTGTCGTCCCGATTTTTTAGCAGAAGCAGCAGTAAAAGCCGTTGCAGAAGGTGCGGATACTGTGGATATAAATATGGGATGTCCAGTCAATAAAATTACTAAAAATGGTGGTGGTTCTTCCTTATTAAGACAACCAGATGTAGCGGAAGCTATTGTGCGGGAAGTGGTAAAAGCTGTTGATGTTCCCGTTACAGTTAAAACTCGCATTGGTTGGAATGATCAGGAAATTACCATTCTTGATTTTGCCAAAAGAATGGAAGATGCGGGAGCGCAAATGATTACAGTACATGGACGTACCCGCGCCCAAGGTTACAATGGTAATGCTCGGTGGGAATGGATTGGACAGGTGAAGGAAGTATTATCCATTCCTGTAATTGGGAATGGGGATATTTTTTCTGTAGAAGCAGCCGTGAAATGTTTGGAAGAAACTGGTGCAGATGGGGTGATGTGTTCCCGTGGAACTTTGGGTTATCCATTTTTAGTCGGTGAAGTTGATCACTTCTTAAAAACTGGGGAGTTATTACCACCACCAAACCCCATTCAAAGGATGGAATGTGCTAGAGAACATTTATATGCTTTATGGGAATATAAGGGTGATCGGGGTGTACGTCAAGCGCGGAAACATATGACCTGGTATGCTAAAGGTTTCGTTGGTGCCGCTGAATTGCGCGGATATTTAAGTTTAGTGGAAACTGTGCAGCAAGGTTTGGATTTAATTGATAGGGCGATTGAAAAACTGGCAACTGGTTATCAACCAGAGGATGAGGAAAACGGAAATTTGCCGCTGGTGTGA
- the cax gene encoding calcium/proton exchanger yields the protein MSIKNIIFLGLLVFIPISLAAHFLEWGELIVFITAGLAILPLAGWMGAATEEIAVVVGPSLGGLLNATFGNATELIIALVALNAGLIDVVKASITGSIIGNLLLVMGLSMLLGGLRYKEQTFQSVVARVNASSMNLAVIAILLPTAMNYTSIGISERTLQNLSLAVAVVLILVYALTLLFSMKTHAYLYDVGVAEIEIEAEEKHEKMSEEKPNIWIWTSVLLVCTLFVALESELLVDTLEVATSKLGLTALFTGVILLPIVGNAAEHATAVTVAMKNKMDLSLSVAVGSSMQIALFVAPVLVIAGRFMNQPMDLDFNPFELVAVAVAVLIANSISSDGKSNWLEGTLLLAAYTVLGFAFYFHPV from the coding sequence ATGTCAATAAAAAACATCATTTTTCTCGGCTTGTTAGTTTTTATCCCCATCTCCCTAGCGGCACACTTTCTAGAATGGGGAGAATTGATAGTTTTCATCACGGCTGGATTAGCAATTCTACCCCTAGCAGGTTGGATGGGTGCAGCCACAGAAGAAATTGCTGTCGTCGTCGGTCCCTCATTAGGAGGGTTGTTAAATGCCACCTTTGGTAATGCTACAGAATTGATTATTGCTTTAGTCGCCCTCAATGCGGGACTAATAGATGTTGTTAAAGCCAGTATTACCGGGTCAATTATTGGCAACTTACTATTAGTAATGGGTCTTTCGATGTTATTGGGCGGACTGCGCTACAAGGAACAAACATTCCAATCAGTTGTGGCGCGGGTAAATGCTTCATCAATGAATTTAGCAGTAATTGCAATTTTGTTACCAACAGCAATGAACTACACATCTATTGGCATCAGTGAGAGAACATTGCAAAATCTCTCCCTTGCTGTTGCTGTAGTATTAATTCTGGTTTACGCGCTAACATTGCTATTTTCCATGAAAACTCATGCCTATTTATATGACGTAGGTGTAGCAGAGATAGAAATTGAAGCAGAAGAAAAACACGAAAAAATGAGCGAAGAAAAACCAAATATTTGGATTTGGACTAGTGTATTACTAGTCTGCACACTTTTTGTAGCCTTAGAGTCAGAATTACTGGTTGATACTTTAGAAGTAGCCACATCCAAGTTAGGTTTGACAGCACTATTTACAGGCGTAATTTTGTTGCCCATAGTCGGTAATGCCGCAGAACACGCGACAGCTGTCACCGTAGCCATGAAAAATAAAATGGATCTTTCTTTATCTGTAGCAGTGGGATCAAGTATGCAAATTGCCCTATTTGTCGCCCCTGTTTTAGTCATTGCTGGACGGTTCATGAATCAGCCAATGGATTTAGATTTCAATCCCTTTGAATTAGTAGCAGTAGCAGTAGCAGTGTTAATTGCTAATAGCATTAGTTCTGATGGTAAATCCAATTGGTTGGAAGGAACTTTACTATTAGCTGCCTATACAGTTTTGGGCTTTGCTTTCTATTTCCATCCAGTATAG
- a CDS encoding response regulator — translation MRYLEQQQVDIAILDIQMPAMDSLTLGDKIRDLPHYTRLPLIILSSMGNVV, via the coding sequence ATCAGATATCTTGAGCAACAACAAGTTGACATTGCTATTTTAGATATACAGATGCCAGCAATGGATAGTTTGACTCTAGGTGACAAAATTCGCGATTTACCTCACTACACACGATTACCGTTAATCATCCTGAGTTCTATGGGTAATGTGGTCTGA
- a CDS encoding DUF3536 domain-containing protein, producing the protein MTSATELPVSSGSTFDLNQDSQAMPYHDPHDPLKKSQGVYVTVHGHFYQPPRENPYLDAIERQPSATPFHDWNERIHWECYRPNAFARVLNDQGELLGIVNNYEYMSFNIGPTLMSWLERYDVEVYQRILEADAKSSQRLHGHGNAIAQVYNHIIMPLANERDKYTQIRWGKADFKSRFGRDPEGIWLAETAVDYATLEALVAEDICFIVLAPSQAQRCRPFPSEYDPQPEWHEVGGSQIDPTRPYRCYLKPSLSVVSSPLSANKATMSESTEGLPYIDIFFYDGPISRDMGFSDVVYSSTHFAGRVGAAVRGDHRPAQLISVATDGETFGHHKKGTEKTLAYAFIGEFPRHGWTVTNFAHYLSLNPPSWEVELKSITAWSCAHGVDRWQDDCGCGGEGGVWHQRWRRPLRNALNWLRDQLIEVYEEYGSKLFRDPWLARDEYIQVLRDRSPASVSSFLSRHQTRKLQAAEQIDALRLLEMQRHALFMFTSCGWFFEEISRPEGTQILRYAARALELAGDVAGVQLEKGFLKRLGLAESNVPHFKHGGEIYRQLVLTAQIGFKQVAAHYAITSLFNNHNNAPSTQDTSANFHSYQKAVYCYTANELDYQMQRMGALSMAVGHLKLVSDITWESENLVFAVLHLGGWDFHCCIQPFTGRRDYSNLKEKLFASLQQASAAQVILVMTQIFGGEAFSLQNLFAEERHRIMRLLSQETLTRLDQLYTQTYREYYGVIMAFHRDELAVPQELQVAAEIALGYRCMMSLRSLEQDIIEAQLSWNHIAELEAIATEAKHLRCRLNIPEGKQILEQLIVRLLWQLLHDANGSFATDIQRLEKLIDVGYQLNLGISLEKSQELYFSSLHSQVVPLCLTNVDNQADVSQCRQLLKLGRKLAVDVSIILKKLG; encoded by the coding sequence ATGACTTCTGCTACTGAATTACCAGTTAGCTCTGGCTCAACATTTGACTTAAATCAAGATTCCCAAGCAATGCCATATCATGATCCCCATGATCCCCTGAAAAAATCTCAGGGTGTATATGTGACTGTGCATGGTCATTTTTACCAACCACCTAGAGAAAATCCTTATTTGGATGCGATTGAACGTCAACCAAGTGCTACACCATTCCATGATTGGAATGAACGCATTCATTGGGAATGCTATCGCCCCAATGCCTTTGCTAGAGTGCTAAATGACCAGGGTGAGTTGTTGGGGATCGTTAATAATTATGAGTACATGAGTTTTAATATCGGCCCAACGCTGATGTCGTGGTTAGAACGCTACGATGTGGAGGTTTATCAGCGGATTTTGGAGGCTGATGCTAAGAGTAGTCAAAGGTTGCATGGTCACGGGAATGCGATCGCGCAAGTATACAATCACATCATCATGCCCTTGGCTAATGAACGAGATAAATATACCCAAATTCGTTGGGGTAAAGCAGACTTCAAATCTCGATTTGGTCGTGATCCCGAAGGTATCTGGCTGGCTGAAACTGCTGTAGATTATGCAACTTTAGAAGCTTTGGTGGCTGAAGATATTTGCTTTATTGTCCTCGCACCATCGCAAGCCCAGCGTTGTCGTCCTTTCCCTTCTGAATATGACCCCCAACCAGAATGGCATGAAGTTGGTGGTAGTCAAATTGATCCCACTCGTCCCTATCGTTGTTATTTAAAGCCTAGCCTTAGTGTTGTATCTTCTCCTCTAAGTGCTAATAAGGCAACTATGTCAGAAAGCACGGAAGGCTTACCTTATATTGACATTTTCTTCTATGATGGACCGATTTCACGGGACATGGGTTTTAGTGATGTGGTGTATAGTTCCACTCATTTTGCAGGACGAGTCGGTGCAGCAGTGCGCGGGGATCATCGTCCAGCACAGTTAATTTCTGTCGCCACTGATGGGGAAACCTTTGGACATCACAAGAAGGGTACGGAGAAAACTTTAGCTTATGCTTTTATTGGTGAGTTTCCTCGTCATGGTTGGACGGTAACAAATTTTGCTCATTATCTGAGTTTAAATCCTCCCAGTTGGGAAGTGGAGTTAAAGTCTATTACAGCCTGGAGTTGCGCTCATGGTGTGGACAGATGGCAAGATGATTGTGGTTGTGGTGGAGAAGGTGGTGTATGGCATCAAAGATGGCGGCGACCTTTGCGAAATGCTTTGAATTGGTTGCGGGATCAATTGATTGAGGTGTATGAGGAATATGGAAGTAAGTTATTTCGGGATCCCTGGTTAGCAAGGGATGAATATATTCAAGTCTTGCGTGATCGCTCTCCAGCTAGTGTTAGCAGTTTTCTCTCCCGTCATCAAACTCGCAAGCTACAAGCAGCAGAACAAATAGATGCTTTGCGTTTGTTGGAAATGCAGCGTCACGCTTTGTTCATGTTTACTAGTTGCGGTTGGTTTTTTGAAGAAATTTCCCGCCCAGAAGGAACACAGATTCTCCGTTATGCCGCCCGCGCTTTAGAATTGGCAGGAGATGTGGCGGGTGTGCAGTTGGAAAAAGGCTTTCTGAAACGGTTGGGTTTGGCAGAGAGTAATGTTCCACACTTTAAGCATGGTGGAGAAATTTACCGTCAATTGGTATTAACTGCCCAAATTGGGTTTAAACAAGTTGCAGCCCATTACGCAATTACTTCCCTGTTTAATAATCACAACAATGCGCCCTCCACACAAGATACTTCTGCAAATTTCCATAGTTATCAAAAAGCAGTATATTGTTACACTGCCAATGAGTTAGATTACCAGATGCAACGCATGGGCGCGTTGAGTATGGCAGTAGGACATTTGAAGCTAGTGTCTGATATTACTTGGGAAAGTGAAAATTTAGTGTTTGCAGTTTTGCATTTAGGAGGTTGGGATTTCCATTGCTGTATTCAGCCATTTACGGGCAGACGTGATTACAGTAACTTGAAAGAAAAGCTATTTGCATCGCTGCAACAAGCAAGTGCGGCTCAGGTGATCCTCGTCATGACGCAAATTTTCGGCGGTGAAGCCTTTAGTTTACAGAATTTATTTGCAGAAGAACGCCACCGGATTATGCGGCTGTTAAGTCAGGAAACACTGACAAGATTAGACCAGCTATATACCCAAACATACCGGGAATATTACGGTGTGATTATGGCGTTTCATCGGGATGAATTAGCTGTTCCCCAAGAATTGCAAGTAGCAGCGGAGATTGCATTGGGTTATCGCTGTATGATGAGTTTGCGATCGCTTGAGCAAGATATTATCGAAGCCCAATTAAGTTGGAATCATATAGCAGAATTAGAAGCGATCGCCACTGAAGCTAAACATCTGCGTTGTCGCCTCAATATACCTGAAGGTAAGCAAATATTAGAACAGCTAATTGTGCGATTACTTTGGCAACTGTTACACGATGCCAATGGTTCTTTTGCCACAGATATCCAAAGATTGGAAAAGTTGATTGATGTGGGATATCAGCTAAATTTAGGCATTTCCTTAGAAAAATCCCAAGAACTTTACTTTAGCTCTTTGCATAGTCAAGTAGTTCCTCTGTGTCTGACTAACGTGGATAATCAAGCAGATGTTTCTCAGTGTCGTCAGTTGCTAAAATTAGGACGAAAATTAGCCGTTGATGTCAGCATTATTTTGAAAAAATTGGGTTAA
- a CDS encoding phycobilisome linker polypeptide, with protein sequence MARLFKVTACVPSQSRVRTQRELQNTYFTKFVAFENWFREQQRIMKMGGKIVKVELATGKQGINTGLL encoded by the coding sequence ATGGCTCGTTTATTTAAAGTAACTGCTTGTGTTCCCAGCCAATCCAGAGTTCGCACTCAACGCGAATTACAAAATACCTACTTCACCAAGTTCGTTGCATTTGAGAACTGGTTCCGCGAACAGCAACGCATCATGAAAATGGGTGGCAAAATAGTTAAGGTGGAACTAGCAACTGGCAAACAAGGTATAAATACTGGTTTACTTTAA
- a CDS encoding response regulator — protein sequence MQGDREKCLEAGMNDYTRKPIRIEELTKALSNCQKHSVTMNKNVKYMYENILESAALQELRNIICSNNIEEFIQIIECYLEDTPQRFQVIEDAINQGDAKTLQLEAHAIKSSSAIVGAKHLSQICRKLEDLGRDANLTDATLLLSQAMTEYHQVDAALKLECK from the coding sequence ATGCAAGGAGATCGAGAAAAATGTCTGGAAGCAGGGATGAATGATTATACTAGAAAGCCTATTCGGATAGAGGAGTTAACCAAGGCTTTAAGCAATTGTCAAAAACACAGTGTGACCATGAATAAAAATGTAAAATATATGTATGAAAATATACTTGAATCTGCTGCTTTGCAAGAACTCAGAAATATAATTTGTAGTAATAATATAGAAGAATTTATTCAAATTATTGAATGTTATTTGGAAGATACACCCCAGCGTTTTCAAGTAATTGAGGATGCAATTAATCAAGGAGATGCAAAAACTCTGCAATTAGAAGCTCATGCTATTAAATCTAGTAGTGCTATTGTTGGTGCTAAACATTTATCTCAAATTTGCAGAAAATTAGAAGATTTGGGACGTGATGCTAATCTAACAGATGCAACATTATTATTATCCCAAGCTATGACAGAATATCACCAAGTAGATGCTGCATTAAAATTAGAATGTAAGTAA
- the apcB gene encoding allophycocyanin subunit beta: protein MQDAITSVINSSDVQGKYLDTAALEKLKGYFATGELRVRAATTISANAAAIVKEAVAKSLLYSDITRPGGNMYTTRRYAACIRDLDYYLRYSTYAMLAGDASILDERVLNGLKETYNSLGVPVGSTVQAIQAMKEVTASLVGPDAGKEMGVYFDYISSGLS from the coding sequence ATGCAAGACGCAATTACCTCTGTAATTAATTCTTCTGACGTTCAAGGTAAATACCTTGACACCGCTGCTTTAGAAAAGCTCAAAGGCTACTTCGCTACTGGTGAACTTCGCGTTCGTGCAGCTACAACCATTAGTGCTAATGCTGCTGCTATCGTTAAAGAAGCTGTAGCTAAGTCCTTGTTGTACTCTGATATCACCCGTCCCGGTGGTAATATGTACACCACCCGTCGTTACGCAGCTTGTATCCGTGACTTGGATTACTACTTGCGTTATTCCACCTACGCTATGTTGGCTGGAGATGCTTCCATCCTCGACGAGCGCGTATTAAACGGTTTGAAAGAAACCTACAATTCCTTGGGTGTACCCGTAGGCTCTACCGTTCAAGCTATCCAAGCCATGAAAGAAGTAACTGCAAGCTTGGTTGGTCCTGACGCTGGGAAAGAAATGGGCGTTTACTTCGACTATATCTCCTCTGGCTTGAGCTAG